One window from the genome of Oryza glaberrima chromosome 3, OglaRS2, whole genome shotgun sequence encodes:
- the LOC127768679 gene encoding ultraviolet-B receptor UVR8 produces the protein MDMDDMLGGLRVAGVPTKSAIYLWGYNHSGQTARKGKECHLRIPKSLPPKLFKWQDGKNLRWIDVACGRGHTAAVASDGSLYTWGANDFGQLGDGTEESAKEPQKVKALETEFVKSVSCGAHCTAAVAEPRENNGTISRSRLWVWGQNQGSDYPRLFWGAFAPNTVIRQVSCGAVHVMALSEDGLLQAWGYNEYGQLGRGCTSEGLQGACVLNAYARFLDEAPELVKIVRVSCGEYHTAAISENGEVYTWGLGSMGQLGHCSLQSGDKELIPRRVVALDRTVIRDVSCGGVHSCAVTEDGALYAWGGGHVGQLGLGPQSGFFSCALNGSDMLLRNIPVLVIPSGVQLVTCGHSHTLVSMKDSRIYGWGYNSYGQAANEKSTYAWFPSPVDWCVGEVRRLAAGGGHSAVLTDACSLKELCEFKLAETVNMSNALLIEDVASRTGGDALARLCEKLREHLVEQGECELLENQMIEEVEAKA, from the exons ATGGATATGGATGATATGCTCGGTGGCCTGCGTGTTGCCGGAGTGCCGACCAAGAGCGCAATTTACTTATGGGGGTATAACCACAGTGGGCAGACGGCACGGAAGGGCAAGGAGTGCCACTTAAGGATCCCCAAAAGCCTCCCTCCAAAGCTATTCAAATGGCAGGATGGCAAGAACCTCAGGTGGATTGATGTTGCCTGCGGCCGCGGGCACACTGCTGCGGTCGCTTCTGATGGATCGCTCTACACCTGGG GGGCGAATGATTTTGGCCAGTTGGGAGACGGGACAGAGGAGAGTGCAAAGGAACCCCAAAAGGTCAAGGCACTGGAGACTGAATTTGTGAAATCAGTGTCCTGTGGAGCACATTGTACAGCTGCTGTTGCTGAACCTCGAGAAAACAATGGCACTATATCAAGAAGTAGGCTCTGGGTCTGGGGACAAAATCAG GGCTCAGATTACCCTCGCCTATTCTGGGGAGCTTTTGCACCAAATACG GTGATCCGTCAGGTTTCCTGTGGAGCTGTTCATGTCATGGCCCTATCTGAAGATGGCCTGCTGCAGGCATGGG GCTACAATGAGTATGGTCAGCTTGGCAGAGGTTGTACTTCTGAAGGGCTACAGGGAGCTTGTGTATTAAATGCTTATGCAAGGTTCCTTGACGAAGCCCCTGAGCTAGTGAAGATTGTTAGAGTATCATGTGGAGAGTACCATACAGCAGCTATATCAGAAAATGGGGAGGT ATATACTTGGGGACTGGGAAGCATGGGACAGCTTGGGCATTGCTCTCTTCAGTCTGGAGATAAGGAGCTGATCCCAAGGCGTGTTGTTGCTCTTGACAGAACAGTAATCAGGGATGTGTCTTGTGGTGGGGTCCACTCTTGTGCTGTAACTGAAGATGGAGCCCTTTATGCTTGGGGTGGAGGACATGTGGGACAACTGGGCCTAGGACCTCAGAGCGGTTTCTTTTCTTGTGCTCTTAATGGATCTGATATGCTTCTTCGCAACATTCCAGTCCTGGTCATACCATCAGGAGTTCAGCTTGTTACTTGTGGTCATTCTCACACCCTTGTATCTATGAAAGACAGCCGCATATATGGTTGGGGCTATAATAGTTATGGCCAAGCCGCTAATGAAAAATCTACTTATGCTTGGTTCCCCTCTCCAGTTGATTG GTGTGTTGGAGAGGTAAGGAGACTTGCTGCAGGTGGTGGCCATTCAGCTGTTTTAACTGATGCATGTTCTCTAAAAGAACTGTGTGAGTTCAAGCTAGCAGAGACAGTTAACATGTCCAATGCTCTTCTAATAGAAGATGTTGCATCGCGGACTGGTGGTGATGCCTTGGCACGTCTGTGTGAGAAATTGAG GGAGCATTTGGTTGAGCAAGGAGAGTGTGAGCTGTTGGAAAATCAAATGATTGAAGAGGTGGAGGCTAAAGCCTAA
- the LOC127767421 gene encoding UDP-arabinopyranose mutase 1, with protein sequence MAGTVTVPSASVPSTPLLKDELDIVIPTIRNLDFLEMWRPFFQPYHLIIVQDGDPTKTIRVPEGFDYELYNRNDINRILGPKASCISFKDSACRCFGYMVSKKKYVFTIDDDCFVAKDPSGKDINALEQHIKNLLSPSTPFFFNTLYDPYREGADFVRGYPFSLREGAKTAVSHGLWLNIPDYDAPTQMVKPRERNSRYVDAVMTVPKGTLFPMCGMNLAFDRDLIGPAMYFGLMGDGQPIGRYDDMWAGWCMKVICDHLSLGVKTGLPYIWHSKASNPFVNLKKEYKGIFWQEDIIPFFQNATIPKECDTVQKCYLSLAEQVREKLGKIDPYFVKLADAMVTWIEAWDELNPSTAAVENGKAK encoded by the exons atGGCGGGGACGGTGACGGTGCCGTCGGCGTCGGTGCCGTCGACGCCGCTGCTCAAGGACGAGCTGGACATCGTGATCCCGACGATCCGCAACCTGGACTTCCTGGAGATGTGGCGGCCCTTCTTCCAGCCCTACCACCTCATCATCGTGCAGGACGGCGACCCGACCAAGACCATCCGCGTCCCCGAGGGCTTCGACTACGAGCTCTACAACCGCAACGACATCAACCGGATCCTCGGCCCCAAGGCCTCCTGCATCTCCTTCAAGGACTCCGCATGCCGCTGCTTCGGCTACATGGTGTCCAAGAAGAAGTACGTCTTCACCATCGACGACGACTGCTTC GTTGCCAAGGACCCATCTGGCAAGGACATCAATGCTCTTGAGCAGCACATCAAGAACCTCCTCAGCCCGTCCACCCCGTTCTTCTTCAACACCTTGTATGATCCCTACCGCGAAGGCGCTGACTTTGTCCGTGGTTACCCCTTCAGCCTCAGGGAGGGAGCCAAGACTGCTGTCTCTCACGGCCTGTGGCTTAACATCCCTGACTATGATGCTCCTACTCAGATGGTCAAGCCTCGTGAGAGGAACTCCAG gTATGTTGATGCTGTCATGACTGTGCCCAAGGGAACCTTGTTCCCCATGTGTGGCATGAACCTTGCTTTTGACCGTGATCTCATCGGTCCTGCAATGTACTTTGGTCTCATGGGTGATGGCCAGCCTATTGGTCGCTACGACGACATGTGGGCTGGATGGTGCATGAAG GTCATCTGTGACCACCTGAGCCTGGGAGTGAAGACTGGACTGCCGTACATCTGGCACAGCAAGGCTAGCAACCCCTTCGTGAACTTGAAGAAGGAATACAAGGGCATCTTCTGGCAGGAGGACATCATCCCCTTCTTCCAGAACGCCACCATCCCCAAGGAGTGCGACACCGTCCAGAAGTGCTACCTCTCCCTCGCCGAGCAGGTCAGGGAGAAGCTCGGCAAGATTGACCCCTACTTCGTCAAGCTTGCCGATGCCATGGTCACCTGGATCGAGGCCTGGGATGAGCTGAACCCCTCGACTGCTGCTGTCGAGAACGGCAAGGCCAAGTAG